One Canis lupus familiaris isolate Mischka breed German Shepherd chromosome 20, alternate assembly UU_Cfam_GSD_1.0, whole genome shotgun sequence genomic region harbors:
- the CAMSAP3 gene encoding calmodulin-regulated spectrin-associated protein 3 isoform X5, with protein MVEAAPPGPGPLRRTFLVPEIKSLDQYDFSRAKAAASLAWVLRAAFGGAEHVPSELWEPFYTDQYAQEHVKPPVTRLLLSAELYCRAWRQALPQLEPPPSPSALLALLARRGTVPALPERPVQEADLRHQPILMGAHLAVIDALMVAFAFEWTKTLPGPLALASLEHKLLFWVDTTIRRLQEKTEQEAAQRASPVAPADGVAPAQPSHAIAFCLKESGSKPPMIRYRKDRAVARRAPCFPTVTTLQDLASGAALAATIHCYCPQLLRLEEVCLKDPMSVADSLYNLQLVQDFCASRLPRGCPLSLEDLLYVPPPLKINLVVLLAEMFMCFEVLKPDFVQAKDLPDGHAASPRASEASPAQNSSGCSSPVFNFRHPLLSPGGPQSPLRGSTGSLKSSPSMSHMEALGKAWNRQLSRPLSQAVSFSTPFGLDSDVDVVMGDPVLLRSVSSDSLGPPRPVPARTPVQPPPEPGDLPTIEEALQIIHSAEPRLLPDGAADGSFYLHSPEGSSKLPLASSYPLEGASKPLPDGPTKVPTYVPHPEGPLKPSPCPAGEVSKPLALSEGSPKAAASSPAAGNSEVKMTSFAERKKQLVKAEAEAGSPAATPTAPEALSSEMSELGARLEEKRRAIEAQKRRIEAIFAKHRQRLGKSAFLQVQPREAGGEAEAEPGLVPGGERPAGEGQGEPSPRPKAVTFSPELGPVPPEGLGDYNRAVSKLSAALSSLQRDMQRLTDQQQRLLAPPEAPGPAPPPAAWVIPGPTAGPKAASPSPARRAPAARRSPGPGPSPTPRSPKHARPAELRLAPLTRVLTPPHDVDSLPHLRKFSPSQVPVQTRSSILLAEGSPPEEPVARPGLIEIPLGSLEEPTAEDEGDGSPPGAEDSLEEEASSEGEPRAGLGFFYKDEDKPEDEMAQKRASLLERQQRRAEEARRRKQWQEAEKEQRREEAARLAQEEVTSGPPAPPAPVAPSATPAPAARAPVEEEVGPRRGDFTRLEYERRAQLKLMDDLDKVLRPRAAGTGGPGRGGRRAPRPRSGCCDDSALARSPARGLLGSRLSKVYSQSTLSLSTVANEAPHNLGVKRPTSRAPSPSGLMSPSRLPGSRERDWENGSNASSPASVPEYTGPRLYKEPSAKSNKFIIHNALSHCCLAGKVNEPQKNRILEEIEKSKANHFLILFRDSSCQFRALYTLSGETEELTRLAGYGPRTVTPAMVEGIYKYNSDRKRFTQIPAKTMSMSVDAFTIQGHLWQSKKPTTPKKGSSTPK; from the exons ATGGTGGAGGCGGCGCCCCCCGGGCCCGGGCCGCTGCGGAGGACCTTCCTGGTGCCCGAGATCAAGTCGCTGGACCAGTACGATTTCTCGCGGGCCAAGGCGGCGGCCAGCCTGGCGTGGGTGCTGCGGGCCGCGTTCGGGGGCGCAG AGCATGTGCCCTCGGAGCTGTGGGAGCCCTTCTACACCGACCAGTACGCGCAGGAGCACGTGAAGCCCCCCGTGACGCGGCTGCTGCTCTCGGCCGAGCTCTACTGCCGGGCCTGGCGCCAGGCGCTGCCGCAGCTCgagcccccccccagcccctctgcGCTGCTGGCCCTTCTGGCGAGGAGGGGCACAGTGCCCGCGCTGCCCGAGCGCCCTGTGCAGGAGGCGGACCTGAGGCACCAGCCTATCCTCATG ggagcccacctGGCTGTCATTGACGCCCTCATGGTTGCCTTCGCCTTCGAGTGGACAAAGACACTGCCCGGTCCTTTGGCCCTGGCCAGCTTGGAGCACAAGCTCCTTTTCTGGGTGGACACG aCCATCCGGCGGCTGCAGGAGAAGACTGAGCAGGAAGCTGCCCAGAGAGCCTCTCCCGTGGCCCCTGCAGATGGGGTGGCCCCAGCACAGCCCTCG CACGCAATTGCCTTCTGTTTGAAGGAGTCGGGGAGCAAACCCCCCATG ATCCGATACCGCAAGGACCGAGCTGTGGCCCGACGCGCCCCCTGCTTTCCAACCGTGACCACCCTCCAGGATCTGGCAAGTGGGGCCGCGCTGGCTGCCACAATCCACTGCTATTGTCCCCAGCTCTTGCGACTCGAGG AGGTGTGCCTCAAGGACCCCATGTCTGTGGCGGACAGCCTGTACAACCTCCAGCTGGTGCAGGATTTTTGTGCCTCCCGCCTTCCTCGCGGCTGCCCCCTGTCCCTGGAGGATCTGCTTTATGTCCCACCGCCCCTCAAG ATCAACCTGGTGGTGCTGCTCGCCGAGATGTTCATGTGCTTTGAGGTGCTGAAACCTGATTTTGTACAGGCCAAGGACCTGCCTGACGGTCATG CGGCCTCCCCCCGGGCCTCGGAGGCCTCTCCCGCTCAGAACAGCAGTGGCTGCAG TTCTCCTGTCTTCAACTTCCGCCACCCACTCCTGTCACCCGGCGGCCCCCAGTCCCCACTCCGTGGATCCACAG GGTCCCTGAAGTCCTCCCCGTCCATGTCCCACATGGAGGCCCTCGGCAAGGCCTGGAACCGTCAGCTCAG CCGTCCGCTCTCCCAGGCAGTGTCGTTCAGCACCCCCTTTGGCCTGGACAGCGATGTGGATGTCGTCATGGGAGACCCCGTCCTGCTCCGCTCCGTCAGCTCAGACAGCTTGGGCCCCCCGCGCCCTGTGCCAGCCCGGACCCCCGTCCAGCCACCCCCGGAGCCTGGCGACCTGCCTACCATCGAGGAGGCCCTGCAGATCATCCACAGTGCCGAGCCCCGGCTGCTCCCAGATGGGGCTGCCGACGGCAGCTTCTACCTCCACTCCCCTGAGGGCTCCTCCAAACTGCCGCTGGCTTCCTCCTACCCACTCGAGGGCGCCTCGAAGCCACTGCCCGATGGGCCCACCAAAGTACCCACCTACGTGCCCCACCCCGAGGGCCCCTTGAAACCATCTCCCTGCCCGGCCGGGGAGGTGTCGAAACCGTTGGCCCTATCCGAGGGCTCCCCGAAGGCAGCAGCCTCGTCCCCTGCGGCCGGCAATTCCGAAGTGAAGATGACCAGCTTTGCAGAACGCAAGAAGCAGCTGGTGAAGGCTGAGGCCGAGGCAGGGTCCCCGGCGGCCACCCCCACAGCACCGGAGGCCCTGAGCTCAGAGATGAGCGAGCTGGGAGCCCGGCTGGAGGAGAAACGGCGGGCCATCGAGGCTCAGAAGCGACGGATCGAGGCCATCTTCGCCAAGCACCGCCAGCGACTGGGCAAGAGCGCTTTCCTGCAGGTGCAGCCACGGGAGGCcggaggggaggcagaggccgAGCCGGGCCTGGTCCCCGGTGGGGAGCGGCCGGCGGGTGAGGGCCAGGGTGAGCCGTCCCCACGGCCCAAGGCAGTGACTTTCTCACCCGAACTGGGCCCGGTGCCCCCCGAGGGGCTGGGGGACTATAACCGGGCGGTCAGCAAGCTCAGCgctgcactgagctccctgcagcGGGACATGCAGAGGCTCACGGACCAGCAGCAGCGGCTCCTGGCCCCGCCCGAagcccccgggcccgccccgccgcccgctgcCTGGGTCATCCCTGGTCCCACTGCGGGTCCCAAAGCCGCCTCTCCCAGCCCCGCTCGGCGAGCCCCAGCTGCCCGGCgcagccccgggcccggccccagCCCGACGCCCCGAAGCCCGAAACACGCACGGCCGGCGGAGCTGCGGCTGGCGCCCCTGACCAGAGTGCTCACGCCTCCCCACGATGTAGACAGCCTCCCCCACCTGCGCAAGTTCTCGCCCAGCCAGGTGCCCGTGCAGACGCGCTCCTCTATCCTCCTGGCGGAGGGGTCACCTCCGGAGGAGCCTGTGGCCCGGCCCGGCCTCATCGAGATCCCCCTGGGCAGCCTGGAAGAGCCCACAGCCGAGGACGAGGGAGACGGGAGCCCCCCCGGTGCTGAGGACTCCTTAGAGGAAGAGGCATCTTCAGAGGGAGAGCCCCGGGCCGGGCTGGGCTTCTTCTACAAG GATGAAGACAAGCCCGAGGACGAGATGGCCCAAAAGCGGGCCAGCCTGCTGGAGCGGCAGCAGCGGCGGGCAGAGGAGGCACGGCGGCGGAAACAGTGGCAGGAGGCCGAGAAGGAGCAGCGGAGGGAAGAGGCCGCTCG GCTGGCCCAGGAGGAGGTGACCTcaggccccccggcccccccagcTCCCGTGGCCCCCTCAGCAACCCCAGCCCCTGCTGCCAGGGCCCCAGTGGAGGAAGAGGTGGGCCCCAGGCGGGGGGACTTCACTCGGCTTGAGTATGAACGCAGGGCCCAGCTGAAGCTGATGGATGACCTTGACAAAGTGCTGCGGCCGCGGGCTGCGGGGAccggggggccgggccggggcgggcggagggCCCCCCGGCCACGCTCTGGTTGCTGTGATGACTCGGCCCTGGCACGAAGCCCTGCCCGTGGCCTGCTGG gctcccggctcagcaaaGTCTACTCTCAGTCCACCCTGTCACTATCGACTGTGGCCAACGAGGCCCCCCATAACCTTGGCGTGAAGAGGCCCACGTCTCG GGCTCCGTCCCCATCCGGCCTCATGTCCCCCAGCCGCCTGCCTGGCAGCCGTGAGCGCGACTGGGAGAACGGCAGCAACGCCTCGTCCCCGGCGTCGGTGCCTGAGTACACAG GTCCGCGGCTGTACAAGGAGCCCAGCGCCAAGTCCAACAAGTTCATCATCCACAACGCCCTGTCTCACTGCTGCTTGGCGGGCAAGGTGAACGAACCGCAGAAGAACCGCATCCTTGAG GAAATTGAGAAGAGCAAGGCCAACCACTTCCTGATCCTCTTCCGCGACTCGAGCTGCCAGTTCCGAGCCCTGTATACGCTGTCCGGGGAGACAGAGGAGCTGACGCGGCTGGCAGGCTACGGCCCGCGTACGGTCACGCCCGCCATGGTTGAGGGCATCTACAAGTACAACTCAGATCGCAAGCGCTTTACCCAGATCCCTGCCAAGACCATGTCCATGAGTGTAGACGCCTTCACCATCCAGGGCCACCTCTGGCAGAGCAAGAAGCCCACTACTCCCAAGAAGGGCAGCAGCACCCCCAAGTAG
- the CAMSAP3 gene encoding calmodulin-regulated spectrin-associated protein 3 isoform X7, which yields MVEAAPPGPGPLRRTFLVPEIKSLDQYDFSRAKAAASLAWVLRAAFGGAEHVPSELWEPFYTDQYAQEHVKPPVTRLLLSAELYCRAWRQALPQLEPPPSPSALLALLARRGTVPALPERPVQEADLRHQPILMGAHLAVIDALMVAFAFEWTKTLPGPLALASLEHKLLFWVDTTIRRLQEKTEQEAAQRASPVAPADGVAPAQPSIRYRKDRAVARRAPCFPTVTTLQDLASGAALAATIHCYCPQLLRLEEVCLKDPMSVADSLYNLQLVQDFCASRLPRGCPLSLEDLLYVPPPLKINLVVLLAEMFMCFEVLKPDFVQAKDLPDGHAASPRASEASPAQNSSGCRYSFPVGSPVFNFRHPLLSPGGPQSPLRGSTGSLKSSPSMSHMEALGKAWNRQLSRPLSQAVSFSTPFGLDSDVDVVMGDPVLLRSVSSDSLGPPRPVPARTPVQPPPEPGDLPTIEEALQIIHSAEPRLLPDGAADGSFYLHSPEGSSKLPLASSYPLEGASKPLPDGPTKVPTYVPHPEGPLKPSPCPAGEVSKPLALSEGSPKAAASSPAAGNSEVKMTSFAERKKQLVKAEAEAGSPAATPTAPEALSSEMSELGARLEEKRRAIEAQKRRIEAIFAKHRQRLGKSAFLQVQPREAGGEAEAEPGLVPGGERPAGEGQGEPSPRPKAVTFSPELGPVPPEGLGDYNRAVSKLSAALSSLQRDMQRLTDQQQRLLAPPEAPGPAPPPAAWVIPGPTAGPKAASPSPARRAPAARRSPGPGPSPTPRSPKHARPAELRLAPLTRVLTPPHDVDSLPHLRKFSPSQVPVQTRSSILLAEGSPPEEPVARPGLIEIPLGSLEEPTAEDEGDGSPPGAEDSLEEEASSEGEPRAGLGFFYKDEDKPEDEMAQKRASLLERQQRRAEEARRRKQWQEAEKEQRREEAARLAQEEVTSGPPAPPAPVAPSATPAPAARAPVEEEVGPRRGDFTRLEYERRAQLKLMDDLDKVLRPRAAGTGGPGRGGRRAPRPRSGCCDDSALARSPARGLLGSRLSKVYSQSTLSLSTVANEAPHNLGVKRPTSRAPSPSGLMSPSRLPGSRERDWENGSNASSPASVPEYTGPRLYKEPSAKSNKFIIHNALSHCCLAGKVNEPQKNRILEEIEKSKANHFLILFRDSSCQFRALYTLSGETEELTRLAGYGPRTVTPAMVEGIYKYNSDRKRFTQIPAKTMSMSVDAFTIQGHLWQSKKPTTPKKGSSTPK from the exons ATGGTGGAGGCGGCGCCCCCCGGGCCCGGGCCGCTGCGGAGGACCTTCCTGGTGCCCGAGATCAAGTCGCTGGACCAGTACGATTTCTCGCGGGCCAAGGCGGCGGCCAGCCTGGCGTGGGTGCTGCGGGCCGCGTTCGGGGGCGCAG AGCATGTGCCCTCGGAGCTGTGGGAGCCCTTCTACACCGACCAGTACGCGCAGGAGCACGTGAAGCCCCCCGTGACGCGGCTGCTGCTCTCGGCCGAGCTCTACTGCCGGGCCTGGCGCCAGGCGCTGCCGCAGCTCgagcccccccccagcccctctgcGCTGCTGGCCCTTCTGGCGAGGAGGGGCACAGTGCCCGCGCTGCCCGAGCGCCCTGTGCAGGAGGCGGACCTGAGGCACCAGCCTATCCTCATG ggagcccacctGGCTGTCATTGACGCCCTCATGGTTGCCTTCGCCTTCGAGTGGACAAAGACACTGCCCGGTCCTTTGGCCCTGGCCAGCTTGGAGCACAAGCTCCTTTTCTGGGTGGACACG aCCATCCGGCGGCTGCAGGAGAAGACTGAGCAGGAAGCTGCCCAGAGAGCCTCTCCCGTGGCCCCTGCAGATGGGGTGGCCCCAGCACAGCCCTCG ATCCGATACCGCAAGGACCGAGCTGTGGCCCGACGCGCCCCCTGCTTTCCAACCGTGACCACCCTCCAGGATCTGGCAAGTGGGGCCGCGCTGGCTGCCACAATCCACTGCTATTGTCCCCAGCTCTTGCGACTCGAGG AGGTGTGCCTCAAGGACCCCATGTCTGTGGCGGACAGCCTGTACAACCTCCAGCTGGTGCAGGATTTTTGTGCCTCCCGCCTTCCTCGCGGCTGCCCCCTGTCCCTGGAGGATCTGCTTTATGTCCCACCGCCCCTCAAG ATCAACCTGGTGGTGCTGCTCGCCGAGATGTTCATGTGCTTTGAGGTGCTGAAACCTGATTTTGTACAGGCCAAGGACCTGCCTGACGGTCATG CGGCCTCCCCCCGGGCCTCGGAGGCCTCTCCCGCTCAGAACAGCAGTGGCTGCAGGTACAGTTTCCCTGTTGG TTCTCCTGTCTTCAACTTCCGCCACCCACTCCTGTCACCCGGCGGCCCCCAGTCCCCACTCCGTGGATCCACAG GGTCCCTGAAGTCCTCCCCGTCCATGTCCCACATGGAGGCCCTCGGCAAGGCCTGGAACCGTCAGCTCAG CCGTCCGCTCTCCCAGGCAGTGTCGTTCAGCACCCCCTTTGGCCTGGACAGCGATGTGGATGTCGTCATGGGAGACCCCGTCCTGCTCCGCTCCGTCAGCTCAGACAGCTTGGGCCCCCCGCGCCCTGTGCCAGCCCGGACCCCCGTCCAGCCACCCCCGGAGCCTGGCGACCTGCCTACCATCGAGGAGGCCCTGCAGATCATCCACAGTGCCGAGCCCCGGCTGCTCCCAGATGGGGCTGCCGACGGCAGCTTCTACCTCCACTCCCCTGAGGGCTCCTCCAAACTGCCGCTGGCTTCCTCCTACCCACTCGAGGGCGCCTCGAAGCCACTGCCCGATGGGCCCACCAAAGTACCCACCTACGTGCCCCACCCCGAGGGCCCCTTGAAACCATCTCCCTGCCCGGCCGGGGAGGTGTCGAAACCGTTGGCCCTATCCGAGGGCTCCCCGAAGGCAGCAGCCTCGTCCCCTGCGGCCGGCAATTCCGAAGTGAAGATGACCAGCTTTGCAGAACGCAAGAAGCAGCTGGTGAAGGCTGAGGCCGAGGCAGGGTCCCCGGCGGCCACCCCCACAGCACCGGAGGCCCTGAGCTCAGAGATGAGCGAGCTGGGAGCCCGGCTGGAGGAGAAACGGCGGGCCATCGAGGCTCAGAAGCGACGGATCGAGGCCATCTTCGCCAAGCACCGCCAGCGACTGGGCAAGAGCGCTTTCCTGCAGGTGCAGCCACGGGAGGCcggaggggaggcagaggccgAGCCGGGCCTGGTCCCCGGTGGGGAGCGGCCGGCGGGTGAGGGCCAGGGTGAGCCGTCCCCACGGCCCAAGGCAGTGACTTTCTCACCCGAACTGGGCCCGGTGCCCCCCGAGGGGCTGGGGGACTATAACCGGGCGGTCAGCAAGCTCAGCgctgcactgagctccctgcagcGGGACATGCAGAGGCTCACGGACCAGCAGCAGCGGCTCCTGGCCCCGCCCGAagcccccgggcccgccccgccgcccgctgcCTGGGTCATCCCTGGTCCCACTGCGGGTCCCAAAGCCGCCTCTCCCAGCCCCGCTCGGCGAGCCCCAGCTGCCCGGCgcagccccgggcccggccccagCCCGACGCCCCGAAGCCCGAAACACGCACGGCCGGCGGAGCTGCGGCTGGCGCCCCTGACCAGAGTGCTCACGCCTCCCCACGATGTAGACAGCCTCCCCCACCTGCGCAAGTTCTCGCCCAGCCAGGTGCCCGTGCAGACGCGCTCCTCTATCCTCCTGGCGGAGGGGTCACCTCCGGAGGAGCCTGTGGCCCGGCCCGGCCTCATCGAGATCCCCCTGGGCAGCCTGGAAGAGCCCACAGCCGAGGACGAGGGAGACGGGAGCCCCCCCGGTGCTGAGGACTCCTTAGAGGAAGAGGCATCTTCAGAGGGAGAGCCCCGGGCCGGGCTGGGCTTCTTCTACAAG GATGAAGACAAGCCCGAGGACGAGATGGCCCAAAAGCGGGCCAGCCTGCTGGAGCGGCAGCAGCGGCGGGCAGAGGAGGCACGGCGGCGGAAACAGTGGCAGGAGGCCGAGAAGGAGCAGCGGAGGGAAGAGGCCGCTCG GCTGGCCCAGGAGGAGGTGACCTcaggccccccggcccccccagcTCCCGTGGCCCCCTCAGCAACCCCAGCCCCTGCTGCCAGGGCCCCAGTGGAGGAAGAGGTGGGCCCCAGGCGGGGGGACTTCACTCGGCTTGAGTATGAACGCAGGGCCCAGCTGAAGCTGATGGATGACCTTGACAAAGTGCTGCGGCCGCGGGCTGCGGGGAccggggggccgggccggggcgggcggagggCCCCCCGGCCACGCTCTGGTTGCTGTGATGACTCGGCCCTGGCACGAAGCCCTGCCCGTGGCCTGCTGG gctcccggctcagcaaaGTCTACTCTCAGTCCACCCTGTCACTATCGACTGTGGCCAACGAGGCCCCCCATAACCTTGGCGTGAAGAGGCCCACGTCTCG GGCTCCGTCCCCATCCGGCCTCATGTCCCCCAGCCGCCTGCCTGGCAGCCGTGAGCGCGACTGGGAGAACGGCAGCAACGCCTCGTCCCCGGCGTCGGTGCCTGAGTACACAG GTCCGCGGCTGTACAAGGAGCCCAGCGCCAAGTCCAACAAGTTCATCATCCACAACGCCCTGTCTCACTGCTGCTTGGCGGGCAAGGTGAACGAACCGCAGAAGAACCGCATCCTTGAG GAAATTGAGAAGAGCAAGGCCAACCACTTCCTGATCCTCTTCCGCGACTCGAGCTGCCAGTTCCGAGCCCTGTATACGCTGTCCGGGGAGACAGAGGAGCTGACGCGGCTGGCAGGCTACGGCCCGCGTACGGTCACGCCCGCCATGGTTGAGGGCATCTACAAGTACAACTCAGATCGCAAGCGCTTTACCCAGATCCCTGCCAAGACCATGTCCATGAGTGTAGACGCCTTCACCATCCAGGGCCACCTCTGGCAGAGCAAGAAGCCCACTACTCCCAAGAAGGGCAGCAGCACCCCCAAGTAG